The following are encoded together in the Drosophila biarmipes strain raj3 chromosome 3L, RU_DBia_V1.1, whole genome shotgun sequence genome:
- the LOC108034978 gene encoding protein TANC2 isoform X1: protein MFPLTNRSSSGNRTNNINTDNNNTQTTSFIIGGTGNINNNNGGTGSAKDKGNFENNWSCNKTTGRRSGSGNSCSFLDLQSIRRLLEHDASGSVCPSCRISFDKGKRRKLIDTCGHERCYSCMFRNDQCPMCMNSSLKDVDGANAQGYDTGIGGSTSTIVSPLGSPQPQLRSHAQRNAALARYMQQHRQESQSPDYHHRYASNGKLPRAAASTNGNGFSTGTTQTVTVDVHHQHLGGGVAASSVAKQLMANGNGISGHSRSSSLSHNIHAVAYSELSAAPPAFATPPTRRRFFNHKNLRSALTGGGGGGSGGGGGGLAGGVGGGHRRTASNGGCPIDTASILSGDHPHQHHHHDENQAVGKESNALNTSTCSDSAVTRRRRKNVSNHNLKTSARHGASSENRLNRLSLAGTSVYAGHLSSLVFGKIKSLWSVNSSTSSEAGLNQLAGSDALDHHSSLLNEKLQKDQLHARLGLLLNDPGSNGNSSSSGSGCEPISAHSTTSTTSSSGVGAASTTTSGSSQNVSPEQTLASGAGMLSGSQLSVATSHGVGVKEDSLSLCGKFKAGCSMLHVYEALPSKSRKGNARRSTRGQQASSSSSSAAAAVGSRVTASTLAAVQLALKPLFFEVPLQEPDPPYVGRQWLVQQLSNILLGTETRVVLINGQPGTGKTAFCLQLVEYSCFGRRQMQDDPDGIYSQLQLGAHCERMRGLASHMVGYHFCQADANLTCQVPDFVHSLAAQLCQAPQLTAYRDYLLSEPHLQDILSVRECIADAERVMKLAILEPLAQLHRAGKIPAKVAVILVDALCEAEYHRPDHGHTIASFLAQLTPHFPAWLKLVATVRTQMLELVKAPSYTQLTLDSWASSQTLQQDMLDYIGARLADSPEIRMNIGGGGGQNSQAGSQPQTKFVSHLQSLSRGSMLYAKLILDLIARGQLVIKSSSYKVLPVSLAQIFLLHFNLRFPTARSFEQAAPILNVCLAALYPLTLDEIFYSMEALGHGREALSWPDFMQRFKLLDGFLIKRLDNTYMFFHSSLREWLMRRDEGESNKFLCDARLGHAAIAFRLSRLQAPLSPQLTLELGHHMLKAHLYGGTSLTLLSPRDLQSYWLAGAADNISSSLGALRNVYSPNLKVSRLVLLAGASPNHRTDYMGGAPILCIAAHEGILPMVSLLLEFGADVGLTNSQGCTPLILAAMRGHCDVVRPLVAAGSSLGQLDITQRCALVHAARMGHLSVVKYLLACDWSPRPHSQDVTRSVALQQALIGAAAQSHCKILEDLLDLNETEFDLDVNGMEPSSGELALTAAARHGCVDVVGILLSRGAQIDARNRQGYSALWLAVKEGHWSVVEHLLQRGALLDEPLGQTRKTPLMIAAEEGHLELVELLLARGASREAQDHEGFTALSWACLRGHLAAAKTLIEHGCNRHHEDHNGRTALDLAAYQGAASLVLYILDQGGNLEHIDVHGMRPLDRAIACRNIQAVQVFLRKGAKLGPTTWSMAMGKPEILVVLLNKLLEDGNVLYRKNRFQEAAHRYQYALRKISGLEQLLERNAIFAQLRTNLLLNLSRCKRKLNELDASIDLATQAIAQKPHSYEGYYARAKARMELGALNEALVDANEAMQQAAQSGVLCEVVEVLKRIQTELLTRISISSEDQSGRMSSVGGGASAVYESHHEITDL from the exons ATCTCCAGTCCATCCGACGTCTCCTGGAGCACGATGCCAGTGGATCCGTGTGCCCCTCCTGCCGCATATCCTTCGACAAGGGCAAGAGACGGAAACTGATCGACACCTGCGGCCACGAGCGGTGCTATTCCTGCATGTTCCGCAACGACCAGTGCCCCATGTGCATGAACAGCTCGCTGAAAG ATGTTGATGGCGCCAACGCTCAGGGCTACGACACCGGAATCGGCGGATCCACATCGACGATTGTGAGTCCTCTTGGATCGCCGCAGCCGCAGCTCAGATCGCATGCGCAGCGGAACGCGGCTCTGGCGCGCTACATGCAG CAGCACCGCCAGGAGTCGCAGTCGCCGGATTACCACCACCGCTATGCGAGCAATGGCAAGCTGCCCCGGGCGGCGGCCTCCACCAATGGCAATGGCTTCTCCACCGGCACCACGCAGACGGTCACCGTGGATGTGCACCACCAGCACCTCGGCGGAGGAGTCGCCGCCTCCTCCGTGGCCAAGCAGTTGATGGCCAACGGCAATGGCATAAGTGGCCacagtcgcagcagcagcctgAGCCACAACATCCATGCGGTGGCCTACAGCGAGCTGAGTGCCGCACCACCGGCCTTTGCCACACCGCCGACGCGGAGGCGGTTCTTCAACCACAAGAATCTGCGCAGCGCCCTCACCGGAGGAGGTGGCGGGGGAtcgggcggaggaggaggaggactgGCTGGAGGTGTGGGCGGCGGCCACAGACGCACTGCCTCCAATGGGGGTTGTCCCATTGACACGGCATCCATCCTGTCAGGAG ATCATCCTcatcagcaccaccaccacgacGAAAACCAGGCAGTGGGCAAGGAGTCCAATGCCCTCAACACATCGACCTGCTCGGACTCGGCGGTCACCAGAAGGCGAAGGAAGAACGTCAGCAACCACAACCTGAAGACCTCCGCGCGCCATGGAGCGAGCAGCGAGAATCGCCTCAACAGGCTCAGTTTGGCCGGCACCTCTGTCTACGCCGGTCATCTGTCCTCTCTGGTCTTCGGCAAGATCAAGTCCCTGTGGAGCGTCAACTCCTCCACTTCCAGCGAGGCGGGACTGAATCAACTAGCAG GAAGCGACGCCCTCGACCATCACTCCTCGCTGCTAAACGAGAAGCTGCAGAAGGACCAGCTACATGCACGGCTCGGCCTGCTGCTCAACGATCCCGGGAGcaatggcaacagcagcagcagcggcagtggcTGCGAGCCCATCTCGGCCCACTCCACCAcgagcaccaccagcagcagtggCGTTGGGGCAGCTAGCACCACCACAAGCGGCTCCTCGCAGAATGTCAGTCCGGAGCAGACGCTGGCCAGCGGAGCGGGAATGCTCAGCGGTAGCCAGCTGTCGGTGGCCACCAGTCACGGGGTCGGGGTCAAGGAGGATTCCCTGAGTCTGTGTGGCAAGTTCAAGGCCGGCTGCTCCATGCTCCATGTGTACGAGGCACTGCCGAGCAAGAGTCGGAAAGGAAATGCCCGGAGATCGACGCGTGGCCAGCAGGCCTCTAGTTCCAGTTcatcggcggcagcagcagttggATCCAGAGTCACTGCTTCTACTTTGGCGGCAGTTCAGTTGGCCCTGAAACCCTTGTTCTTTGAGGTGCCCCTGCAGGAGCCGGATCCTCCGTATGTGGGCCGACAGTGGCTGGTGCAGCAGCTGTCCAACATCCTCCTCGGAACCGAGACTCGTGTGGTGCTAATCAACGGACAGCCGGGTACGGGAAAGACCGCGTTCTGCCTCCAGCTGGTGGAGTACTCCTGCTTTGGCCGCCGGCAGATGCAGGACGATCCCGATGGCATCTACAGCCAGCTGCAGTTGGGCGCCCACTGTGAGCGCATGCGCGGACTGGCCTCCCACATGGTTGGCTACCATTTCTGCCAGGCGGACGCCAATCTCACCTGCCAGGTGCCGGACTTCGTGCACTCCCTGGCCGCCCAGCTTTGCCAGGCTCCGCAGTTGACCGCCTACAGGGACTACCTGCTGTCGGAGCCGCATCTCCAGGACATTCTCAGTGTGCGCGAGTGCATCGCGGATGCGGAGAGAGTTATGAAGTTGGCCATTCTGGAGCCACTGGCGCAGCTTCACCGGGCGGGCAAGATTCCCGCCAAGGTGGCTGTTATCTTGGTGGATGCCCTGTGCGAAGCCGAGTACCATCGTCCCGATCATGGGCACACCATTGCCAGTTTTCTGGCGCAGCTAACACCACACTTCCCGGCCTGGCTCAAGCTGGTGGCCACTGTGAGGACCCAGATGCTGGAGTTGGTCAAGGCGCCCAGCTACACGCAACTCACCCTGGACAGCTGGGCCAGCAGCCAGACGCTGCAGCAGGATATGCTGGACTACATAGGCGCCCGGCTGGCGGACAGTCCGGAAATCCGCATGAACatcggcggaggaggaggccagAACTCGCAGGCGGGTAGCCAACCACAGACGAAATTCGTCTCCCATCTGCAGTCCCTGAGCCGGGGATCTATGCTGTACGCCAAGCTCATTCTGGATCTCATTGCCCGCGGACAGTTGGTCATCAAATCCTCCAGCTACAAGGTGCTTCCCGTCTCGCTAGCCCAGATCTTTCTGCTGCACTTCAATCTGCGCTTTCCCACCGCCCGCAGCTTCGAGCAGGCTGCTCCAATCCTTAATGTTTGCCTGGCTGCTCTGTACCCGCTGACGCTGGACGAGATCTTCTACAGCATGGAGGCACTAGGCCATGGGCGGGAGGCCCTTAGCTGGCCGGACTTCATGCAGCGCTTTAAGCTCCTCGATGGCTTCTTAATCAAGAGGTTGGACAACACCTACATGTTCTTTCACAGCTCCCTGCGAGAGTGGCTGATGCGCCGCGACGAGGGCGAGTCCAACAAGTTCCTCTGCGATGCCCGGCTGGGCCATGCGGCCATCGCCTTCAGGTTGTCACGCCTGCAGGCTCCACTGTCGCCACAGCTCACCCTAGAACTGGGTCACCACATGCTCAAGGCCCATTTGTACGGGGGCACAAGTCTGACGCTGCTTTCTCCCCGAGATCTGCAGTCTTATTGGTTGGCTGGAGCGGCGGACAATATCTCCTCTTCATTGGGCGCCCTGCGCAATGTTTACAGTCCAAACTTGAAGGTCTCTCGATTGGTCCTCCTGGCTGGAGCTTCACCAAATCATCGCACTGATTACATGGGAGGAGCCCCCATCCTTTGCATAGCTGCTCACGAGGGCATCCTGCCCATGGTCAGTCTGCTGTTGGAGTTCGGCGCCGATGTGGGTCTGACCAACAGTCAGGGCTGCACTCCCTTGATTCTGGCCGCCATGCGTGGCCACTGCGACGTAGTGCGTCCGTTGGTGGCCGCCGGCAGCAGCCTCGGTCAGCTGGACATTACACAGCGCTGTGCCCTAGTCCATGCCGCCCGCATGGGTCACCTCAGCGTGGTCAAGTATTTGCTGGCCTGCGACTGGTCGCCACGGCCACACTCCCAGGATGTCACCAGATCGGTGGCTCTGCAGCAGGCACTGATTGGTGCTGCCGCGCAATCGCACTGCAAGATACTCGAGGATCTGCTGGATCTCAATGAGACCGAGTTTGATCTAGACGTGAATGGCATGGAGCCGAGCAGCGGGGAACTGGCGCTGACAGCAGCCGCCCGCCATGGATGCGTCGATGTAGTTGGCATTCTGCTCTCCCGCGGCGCTCAGATCGATGCAAGGAATCGACAAGGATACTCTGCCCTTTGGCTGGCCGTCAAGGAGGGTCACTGGAGCGTGGTGGAGCATCTGCTGCAGCGAGGTGCCCTGCTGGACGAGCCACTCGGTCAAACGCGCAAGACGCCGCTGATGATCGCGGCGGAGGAGGGACATCTGGAGCtggtggagctgctgctggctcGGGGAGCGTCACGAGAGGCGCAGGATCACGAGGGATTCACAGCGCTCAGCTGGGCCTGCTTGCGTGGACACTTGGCGGCGGCGAAGACGCTCATTGAACATGGCTGCAATCGCCACCACGAGGATCATAACGGTCGTACTGCCCTCGATCTGGCCGCATATCAGGGAGCCGCCAGCCTTGTGCTCTACATCCTCGACCAAGGTGGCAATCTGGAACACATCGATGTACATGGAATGCGTCCGCTGGATCGGGCCATCGCCTGCCGTAACATCCAGGCTGTGCAGGTGTTCCTGCGCAAGGGCGCCAAACTGGGACCCACCACCTGGAGCATGGCCATGGGCAAGCCGGAGATCCTGGTTGTGCTGCTCAACAAGCTGCTGGAGGACGGCAATGTGCTGTACCGCAAGAATCGCTTCCAGGAGGCGGCCCATCGGTACCAGTATGCCCTTCGAAAGATCTCTGGACTGGAGCAGTTGCTGGAGAGGAATGCCATCTTTGCCCAGCTGCGAACCAATCTGCTGCTGAATCTGTCGCGCTGCAAGCGAAAACTAAAT GAACTTGACGCCTCCATAGATTTGGCCACGCAGGCGATTGCCCAAAAGCCGCACAGCTACGAGGGATACTACGCCCGGGCGAAGGCGCGCATGGAGCTGGGCGCCCTCAACGAGGCGCTGGTGGACGCCAATGAGGCGATGCAGCAGGCCGCCCAGAGCGGAGTCCTCTGCGAGGTGGTCGAGGTGCTGAAGCGCATTCAAACCGAGCTGCTCACCCGGATCTCCATCAGCAGCGAGGATCAGTCCGGCCGGATGTCGAGTGTCGGCGGCGGGGCATCCGCCGTTTATGAATCTCACCACGAGATCACCGATTTGTAA
- the LOC108034978 gene encoding protein TANC2 isoform X3: MFPLTNRSSSGNRTNNINTDNNNTQTTSFIIGGTGNINNNNGGTGSAKDKGNFENNWSCNKTTGRRSGSGNSCSFLDLQSIRRLLEHDASGSVCPSCRISFDKGKRRKLIDTCGHERCYSCMFRNDQCPMCMNSSLKDVDGANAQGYDTGIGGSTSTIVSPLGSPQPQLRSHAQRNAALARYMQQHRQESQSPDYHHRYASNGKLPRAAASTNGNGFSTGTTQTVTVDVHHQHLGGGVAASSVAKQLMANGNGISGHSRSSSLSHNIHAVAYSELSAAPPAFATPPTRRRFFNHKNLRSALTGGGGGGSGGGGGGLAGGVGGGHRRTASNGGCPIDTASILSGGSDALDHHSSLLNEKLQKDQLHARLGLLLNDPGSNGNSSSSGSGCEPISAHSTTSTTSSSGVGAASTTTSGSSQNVSPEQTLASGAGMLSGSQLSVATSHGVGVKEDSLSLCGKFKAGCSMLHVYEALPSKSRKGNARRSTRGQQASSSSSSAAAAVGSRVTASTLAAVQLALKPLFFEVPLQEPDPPYVGRQWLVQQLSNILLGTETRVVLINGQPGTGKTAFCLQLVEYSCFGRRQMQDDPDGIYSQLQLGAHCERMRGLASHMVGYHFCQADANLTCQVPDFVHSLAAQLCQAPQLTAYRDYLLSEPHLQDILSVRECIADAERVMKLAILEPLAQLHRAGKIPAKVAVILVDALCEAEYHRPDHGHTIASFLAQLTPHFPAWLKLVATVRTQMLELVKAPSYTQLTLDSWASSQTLQQDMLDYIGARLADSPEIRMNIGGGGGQNSQAGSQPQTKFVSHLQSLSRGSMLYAKLILDLIARGQLVIKSSSYKVLPVSLAQIFLLHFNLRFPTARSFEQAAPILNVCLAALYPLTLDEIFYSMEALGHGREALSWPDFMQRFKLLDGFLIKRLDNTYMFFHSSLREWLMRRDEGESNKFLCDARLGHAAIAFRLSRLQAPLSPQLTLELGHHMLKAHLYGGTSLTLLSPRDLQSYWLAGAADNISSSLGALRNVYSPNLKVSRLVLLAGASPNHRTDYMGGAPILCIAAHEGILPMVSLLLEFGADVGLTNSQGCTPLILAAMRGHCDVVRPLVAAGSSLGQLDITQRCALVHAARMGHLSVVKYLLACDWSPRPHSQDVTRSVALQQALIGAAAQSHCKILEDLLDLNETEFDLDVNGMEPSSGELALTAAARHGCVDVVGILLSRGAQIDARNRQGYSALWLAVKEGHWSVVEHLLQRGALLDEPLGQTRKTPLMIAAEEGHLELVELLLARGASREAQDHEGFTALSWACLRGHLAAAKTLIEHGCNRHHEDHNGRTALDLAAYQGAASLVLYILDQGGNLEHIDVHGMRPLDRAIACRNIQAVQVFLRKGAKLGPTTWSMAMGKPEILVVLLNKLLEDGNVLYRKNRFQEAAHRYQYALRKISGLEQLLERNAIFAQLRTNLLLNLSRCKRKLNELDASIDLATQAIAQKPHSYEGYYARAKARMELGALNEALVDANEAMQQAAQSGVLCEVVEVLKRIQTELLTRISISSEDQSGRMSSVGGGASAVYESHHEITDL; the protein is encoded by the exons ATCTCCAGTCCATCCGACGTCTCCTGGAGCACGATGCCAGTGGATCCGTGTGCCCCTCCTGCCGCATATCCTTCGACAAGGGCAAGAGACGGAAACTGATCGACACCTGCGGCCACGAGCGGTGCTATTCCTGCATGTTCCGCAACGACCAGTGCCCCATGTGCATGAACAGCTCGCTGAAAG ATGTTGATGGCGCCAACGCTCAGGGCTACGACACCGGAATCGGCGGATCCACATCGACGATTGTGAGTCCTCTTGGATCGCCGCAGCCGCAGCTCAGATCGCATGCGCAGCGGAACGCGGCTCTGGCGCGCTACATGCAG CAGCACCGCCAGGAGTCGCAGTCGCCGGATTACCACCACCGCTATGCGAGCAATGGCAAGCTGCCCCGGGCGGCGGCCTCCACCAATGGCAATGGCTTCTCCACCGGCACCACGCAGACGGTCACCGTGGATGTGCACCACCAGCACCTCGGCGGAGGAGTCGCCGCCTCCTCCGTGGCCAAGCAGTTGATGGCCAACGGCAATGGCATAAGTGGCCacagtcgcagcagcagcctgAGCCACAACATCCATGCGGTGGCCTACAGCGAGCTGAGTGCCGCACCACCGGCCTTTGCCACACCGCCGACGCGGAGGCGGTTCTTCAACCACAAGAATCTGCGCAGCGCCCTCACCGGAGGAGGTGGCGGGGGAtcgggcggaggaggaggaggactgGCTGGAGGTGTGGGCGGCGGCCACAGACGCACTGCCTCCAATGGGGGTTGTCCCATTGACACGGCATCCATCCTGTCAGGAG GAAGCGACGCCCTCGACCATCACTCCTCGCTGCTAAACGAGAAGCTGCAGAAGGACCAGCTACATGCACGGCTCGGCCTGCTGCTCAACGATCCCGGGAGcaatggcaacagcagcagcagcggcagtggcTGCGAGCCCATCTCGGCCCACTCCACCAcgagcaccaccagcagcagtggCGTTGGGGCAGCTAGCACCACCACAAGCGGCTCCTCGCAGAATGTCAGTCCGGAGCAGACGCTGGCCAGCGGAGCGGGAATGCTCAGCGGTAGCCAGCTGTCGGTGGCCACCAGTCACGGGGTCGGGGTCAAGGAGGATTCCCTGAGTCTGTGTGGCAAGTTCAAGGCCGGCTGCTCCATGCTCCATGTGTACGAGGCACTGCCGAGCAAGAGTCGGAAAGGAAATGCCCGGAGATCGACGCGTGGCCAGCAGGCCTCTAGTTCCAGTTcatcggcggcagcagcagttggATCCAGAGTCACTGCTTCTACTTTGGCGGCAGTTCAGTTGGCCCTGAAACCCTTGTTCTTTGAGGTGCCCCTGCAGGAGCCGGATCCTCCGTATGTGGGCCGACAGTGGCTGGTGCAGCAGCTGTCCAACATCCTCCTCGGAACCGAGACTCGTGTGGTGCTAATCAACGGACAGCCGGGTACGGGAAAGACCGCGTTCTGCCTCCAGCTGGTGGAGTACTCCTGCTTTGGCCGCCGGCAGATGCAGGACGATCCCGATGGCATCTACAGCCAGCTGCAGTTGGGCGCCCACTGTGAGCGCATGCGCGGACTGGCCTCCCACATGGTTGGCTACCATTTCTGCCAGGCGGACGCCAATCTCACCTGCCAGGTGCCGGACTTCGTGCACTCCCTGGCCGCCCAGCTTTGCCAGGCTCCGCAGTTGACCGCCTACAGGGACTACCTGCTGTCGGAGCCGCATCTCCAGGACATTCTCAGTGTGCGCGAGTGCATCGCGGATGCGGAGAGAGTTATGAAGTTGGCCATTCTGGAGCCACTGGCGCAGCTTCACCGGGCGGGCAAGATTCCCGCCAAGGTGGCTGTTATCTTGGTGGATGCCCTGTGCGAAGCCGAGTACCATCGTCCCGATCATGGGCACACCATTGCCAGTTTTCTGGCGCAGCTAACACCACACTTCCCGGCCTGGCTCAAGCTGGTGGCCACTGTGAGGACCCAGATGCTGGAGTTGGTCAAGGCGCCCAGCTACACGCAACTCACCCTGGACAGCTGGGCCAGCAGCCAGACGCTGCAGCAGGATATGCTGGACTACATAGGCGCCCGGCTGGCGGACAGTCCGGAAATCCGCATGAACatcggcggaggaggaggccagAACTCGCAGGCGGGTAGCCAACCACAGACGAAATTCGTCTCCCATCTGCAGTCCCTGAGCCGGGGATCTATGCTGTACGCCAAGCTCATTCTGGATCTCATTGCCCGCGGACAGTTGGTCATCAAATCCTCCAGCTACAAGGTGCTTCCCGTCTCGCTAGCCCAGATCTTTCTGCTGCACTTCAATCTGCGCTTTCCCACCGCCCGCAGCTTCGAGCAGGCTGCTCCAATCCTTAATGTTTGCCTGGCTGCTCTGTACCCGCTGACGCTGGACGAGATCTTCTACAGCATGGAGGCACTAGGCCATGGGCGGGAGGCCCTTAGCTGGCCGGACTTCATGCAGCGCTTTAAGCTCCTCGATGGCTTCTTAATCAAGAGGTTGGACAACACCTACATGTTCTTTCACAGCTCCCTGCGAGAGTGGCTGATGCGCCGCGACGAGGGCGAGTCCAACAAGTTCCTCTGCGATGCCCGGCTGGGCCATGCGGCCATCGCCTTCAGGTTGTCACGCCTGCAGGCTCCACTGTCGCCACAGCTCACCCTAGAACTGGGTCACCACATGCTCAAGGCCCATTTGTACGGGGGCACAAGTCTGACGCTGCTTTCTCCCCGAGATCTGCAGTCTTATTGGTTGGCTGGAGCGGCGGACAATATCTCCTCTTCATTGGGCGCCCTGCGCAATGTTTACAGTCCAAACTTGAAGGTCTCTCGATTGGTCCTCCTGGCTGGAGCTTCACCAAATCATCGCACTGATTACATGGGAGGAGCCCCCATCCTTTGCATAGCTGCTCACGAGGGCATCCTGCCCATGGTCAGTCTGCTGTTGGAGTTCGGCGCCGATGTGGGTCTGACCAACAGTCAGGGCTGCACTCCCTTGATTCTGGCCGCCATGCGTGGCCACTGCGACGTAGTGCGTCCGTTGGTGGCCGCCGGCAGCAGCCTCGGTCAGCTGGACATTACACAGCGCTGTGCCCTAGTCCATGCCGCCCGCATGGGTCACCTCAGCGTGGTCAAGTATTTGCTGGCCTGCGACTGGTCGCCACGGCCACACTCCCAGGATGTCACCAGATCGGTGGCTCTGCAGCAGGCACTGATTGGTGCTGCCGCGCAATCGCACTGCAAGATACTCGAGGATCTGCTGGATCTCAATGAGACCGAGTTTGATCTAGACGTGAATGGCATGGAGCCGAGCAGCGGGGAACTGGCGCTGACAGCAGCCGCCCGCCATGGATGCGTCGATGTAGTTGGCATTCTGCTCTCCCGCGGCGCTCAGATCGATGCAAGGAATCGACAAGGATACTCTGCCCTTTGGCTGGCCGTCAAGGAGGGTCACTGGAGCGTGGTGGAGCATCTGCTGCAGCGAGGTGCCCTGCTGGACGAGCCACTCGGTCAAACGCGCAAGACGCCGCTGATGATCGCGGCGGAGGAGGGACATCTGGAGCtggtggagctgctgctggctcGGGGAGCGTCACGAGAGGCGCAGGATCACGAGGGATTCACAGCGCTCAGCTGGGCCTGCTTGCGTGGACACTTGGCGGCGGCGAAGACGCTCATTGAACATGGCTGCAATCGCCACCACGAGGATCATAACGGTCGTACTGCCCTCGATCTGGCCGCATATCAGGGAGCCGCCAGCCTTGTGCTCTACATCCTCGACCAAGGTGGCAATCTGGAACACATCGATGTACATGGAATGCGTCCGCTGGATCGGGCCATCGCCTGCCGTAACATCCAGGCTGTGCAGGTGTTCCTGCGCAAGGGCGCCAAACTGGGACCCACCACCTGGAGCATGGCCATGGGCAAGCCGGAGATCCTGGTTGTGCTGCTCAACAAGCTGCTGGAGGACGGCAATGTGCTGTACCGCAAGAATCGCTTCCAGGAGGCGGCCCATCGGTACCAGTATGCCCTTCGAAAGATCTCTGGACTGGAGCAGTTGCTGGAGAGGAATGCCATCTTTGCCCAGCTGCGAACCAATCTGCTGCTGAATCTGTCGCGCTGCAAGCGAAAACTAAAT GAACTTGACGCCTCCATAGATTTGGCCACGCAGGCGATTGCCCAAAAGCCGCACAGCTACGAGGGATACTACGCCCGGGCGAAGGCGCGCATGGAGCTGGGCGCCCTCAACGAGGCGCTGGTGGACGCCAATGAGGCGATGCAGCAGGCCGCCCAGAGCGGAGTCCTCTGCGAGGTGGTCGAGGTGCTGAAGCGCATTCAAACCGAGCTGCTCACCCGGATCTCCATCAGCAGCGAGGATCAGTCCGGCCGGATGTCGAGTGTCGGCGGCGGGGCATCCGCCGTTTATGAATCTCACCACGAGATCACCGATTTGTAA